In Lutra lutra chromosome 13, mLutLut1.2, whole genome shotgun sequence, one genomic interval encodes:
- the ZNF483 gene encoding zinc finger protein 483, with product MTAISPDPQTLASSEPSKVLRMDTPGDQEAILRGDNKDPETFRQRFRWFCYSEVAGPRKALNQLWDLCIQWLRPDIHTKEQILELLVFEQFLTILPGEIRIWVKSQHPESSEEVVTLIEDLTQMLEEKEDPVSQESVISQEENPEENKMVSVLPSTESRESMTIKDVVVSFSRGEWRRLEPFQKELYKEVLLENFRSLEFLGFPVSKLDLISQFKWVELPWLLEREISKGSRPECEPRGELKESSRNQDVLEESTLDKIIERCLMGGNYGLMGESRKRSSKEYSQVAGTQKKTHGRGSKGEEFDPEKSPFGSNFKHTSEIIKHLRVYLRKKSRRYNECKKPFSFHSDLILNRKEHAGEKPRKCNEGRKVLGHSSSLSEHQKHQKMHFGGKTQKCSNCGVTFTRNSSLKRKNSPLCEKCWRNLNQDATLDKDEGAEMGEKTHTCSKCGKAFGYSASLTKHRRIHTGEKPYMCNECGKAFSDSSSLTPHHRTHSGEKPYKCDDCGKAFTLSAHLIKHQRVHTGEKPYKCKECGRPFSDSSSLIQHQRIHTGEKPYTCNNCGKSFSHSSSLSKHQRIHTGEKPYKCGECGKAFRQNSCLTRHQRIHTGEKPYLCNDCGMTFSHFTSVIYHQRLHSGEKPYKCNQCEKAFPTHSLLSRHQRIHTGVKPYKCKECGKSFSQSSSLNEHHRIHTGEKPYECNYCGATFSRSSILVEHLKIHTGRREYECNECEKTFKSNSGLIRHRGFHSGE from the exons ATGACAGCCATCTCCCCAGACCCTCAGACCCTGGCCTCGAGTGAACCAAGCAAGGTCCTAAGAATGGATACTCCAGGGGATCAAGAAGCTATCCTGAGAGGAGACAATAAAGACCCAGAGACTTTCAGACAGAGATTCAGGTGGTTTTGTTACTCAGAAGTGGCTGGACCCAGAAAAGCCCTAAATCAGCTCTGGGATCTCTGCATTCAGTGGCTGAGACCAGACATCCACACGAAAGAACAGATTTTAGAGCTTTTGGTGTTTGAGCAATTCCTGACCATTTTGCCTGGGGAGATCAGGATTTGGGTAAAGTCCCAACATCCTGAGAGTAGTGAGGAAGTGGTGACCCTGATAGAGGATTTGACCCAAATGCTTGAAGAAAAGGAAG ATCCAGTCTCTCAAGAGTCTGTTATTTCCCAAGAGGAGAaccctgaagaaaataaaatggtttctgTCCTTCCAAGTACTGAGTCCCGG GAATCCATGACGATCAAGGACGTGGTTGTGAGCTTTTCCAGAGGAGAGTGGAGGAGGCTAGAGCCTTTTCAGAAGGAACTCTATAAGGAAGTGCTGCTGGAGAACTTTAGGAGCCTAGAGTTTCTGG GCTTTCCAGTTTCCAAATTAGATTTGATTTCCCAGTTTAAGTGGGTTGAACTGCCATGGCTGCTGGAAAGAGAAATCTCAAAAGGCTCCAGACCAG agtGTGAACCTAGAGGTGAATTGAAGGAATCCTCTCGAAATCAAGATGTTCTAGAAGAATCAACTTTagataaaataatagaaagatgCCTAATGGGTGGTAATTATGGCCTGATGGGAGAGTCCCGGAAACGTAGCAGTAAGGAATATTCTCAAGTTGCAGGCACACAAAAGAAAACTCATGGGAGAGGCAGTAAGGGTGAGGAGTTTGACCCAGAAAAGAGCCCCTTTGGAAGTAATTTCAAGCATACCTCAGAAATAATTAAACATCTGAGAGTCTACTTAAGGAAGAAGTCTCGGAGGTATAATGAATGCAAGAAACCCTTCAGTTTTCATTCAGACCTTATTCTGAACCGCAAAGAACACGCTGGAGAGAAGCCACGGAAATGTAACGAAGGCAGGAAAGTCTTAGGTCACTCTTCATCCCTAAGCGAACATCAGAAACATCAGAAAATGCATTTTGGCGGGAAGACCCAGAAGTGCAGTAATTGTGGGGTAACCTTTACGCGGAACTCATCCCTTAAGAGAAAAAACTCCCCTTTGTGTGAAAAATGTTGGAGAAATTTAAATCAAGATGCAACCTTAGATAAAGATGAGGGAGCTGAGATGGGAGAGAAGACCCATACATGTAGcaaatgtggaaaagccttcgGCTATAGTGCCTCACTGACCAAACATAGGAGAATTCACACAGGGGAGAAACCCTACATGTGCAATGaatgtggaaaagctttcagtgaCAGTTCATCCCTCACGCCACACCACAGAACCCACAGCGGAGAGAAACCCTACAAATGTGATGATTGTGGAAAAGCTTTCACCCTGAGTGCCCACCTCATCAAACATCAGAGAgttcatactggagaaaaaccctataaatgtaaAGAATGCGGGAGACCCTTCAGTGACAGTTCCTCTCTTATTCAACATCAGCGAATTCATACCGGAGAGAAACCCTACACGTGTAACAACTGTGGAAAATCCTTCAGTCACAGCTCGTCCCTTTCCAAACATCAGAggattcatactggagagaagccctataAATGCGgtgaatgtggaaaagcctttagACAGAATTCTTGCCTTACGCGACATCAGAGGATccacactggagaaaaaccctatTTGTGTAATGACTGTGGGATGACTTTCAGCCATTTTACATCCGTCATTTATCATCAGCGGCTTCATTCAGGAGAAAAGCCCTACAAGTGTAACCAGTGTGAGAAAGCCTTCCCTACCCATTCACTCCTCAGTCgccatcagagaattcatactggcgTAAAGCCatataaatgtaaagaatgtgggaaatctttcaGTCAGAGTTCATCTCTTAACGAGCATCATCGGATTCATACCggagagaagccctatgaatgtaATTACTGTGGAGCGACCTTCAGCCGGAGCTCGATCCTTGTGGAACACCTAAAAATCCATACTGGGAGGAGAGAATATGAATGTAACGAATGTGAAAAGACATTTAAGAGTAACTCAGGCCTCATCAGACATCGGGGATTTCATTCTGGAGAGTAA